A section of the Tamandua tetradactyla isolate mTamTet1 chromosome 4, mTamTet1.pri, whole genome shotgun sequence genome encodes:
- the LELP1 gene encoding late cornified envelope-like proline-rich protein 1, producing MSSEDKSKPNDPKSEAKSCEPKCEDRCESKCQPSCLRKLMQRCCDKCPRDRCSPCPPKCPPPCPPPCPPPCPCSCPPPCSPKPCAKPCPPKCPPPCPPPE from the coding sequence ATGTCGAGTGAAGATAAAAGTAAACCAAATGATCCCAAGAGCGAGGCCAAGAGCTGCGAACCCAAGTGTGAGGACAGGTGTGAGTCCAAGTGCCAGCCCAGCTGTCTGCGGAAGCTGATGCAGCGCTGCTGTGACAAGTGCCCGCGGGACAGATGCTCGCCGTGCCCCCCGAAGTGCCCGCCCCCGTGCCCCCCGCCCTGCCCCCCGCCCTGCCCGTGCTCGTGCCCGCCTCCGTGCTCTCCCAAGCCCTGTGCCAAGCCCTGTCCTCCTAAGTGCCCCCCGCCCTGCCCACCCCCCGAGTGA